The nucleotide window TCAAAATTGAGCACTGCACCCAAAACATTAGTAAAATTGTACAGCTTTGACATTTTGGTAAATTTCAAGTTAGGTGAGATCTTTTCAATTAAACACTCAAAATATTTACTCTTTcctgaaaatattaaattattaaaatacacATTAGAAAAtccttattttatatttactacacaaaacaaaaggatatagataataaaataataatcttttttttcctaagaaaataatatttaatctccatttaaaaaactaagttaaataaaaaaataatttagatttgttgacaattatattgattaaaaccctaaatatttttgtgggtatatttgaattaataaatacttaTAGCGCCGATATCTCCATATCAATATCATCAATTTTGTCCGATGAATCTTTGACAATATATATTACACATCAATCTTCTCTTATCCAACTTTATTTGACGTCAATTAcgatttttaatagttattcCACGGATATTAATATTTTCCACTCCACTTGACATCAATTTCACCATTGGTGACAGTAAATTATAGTTGAGTAGTGGCTAGAGTTGTAGGGActataaaatcatcaaattgttatattttaaacattaaaattagAATGGTAAAAGAGTTATTTCCTCAGTTTTTTCAGAATTTGTAtcttaaaattactattttatcttctaaACCGTTGATTTCTAAAGTGTTATTTGTGAAAACGTCTTTGGACAAACGTTGGGTGGTAACATGTAAGTTGCGGTTTTTGCTTCGTGCTTTGCTGCTATATATCTTCTCTTCGCTTACTTTCCGATTAATACGACCCTCTCGATAGAAGCCTCATCCctccctctttctctctcttcctcaAAGCTCTGTGTTTTTTAATCCAAATCCACCATGGCAGAGCAGAAGAAGCCCCAAGCTGCGGGTGTTTGGCCCACCATTAAGCCCTTTGTCAATGGTGGCTCTTCTGGGATGCTTGCCACCTGTGTTATTCAACCCATTGATATGATCAAGGTTTGCATTTTAACGTAGTTTTGGATGAAAATATGTTTGTGTTTGTGCAAAAGAtgagtttcttttttatttgtgtgGTGTCGTAATTTGATCTTTAGGTGAAAATAGGTGCTTTCAATATGTTGTTAGATCTGGGTTTTGATTGGTGATTTCTGTAGGCTTGTTTGTGTGTCATGGTCGGGTTGGACTTGTTGTATGGTCTGGTTTTGTTGTGTGGGTTTTTCTTTCATATGGTCTAACGGGAATTTGTATTTTGATGGGTTTTTGTTGTTTGTGTTGTTGCAGGTGAGAATTCAACTGGGCCAAGGATCTGCAGCTACTGTGACGAAGAACATGCTTAAAAATGAGGGCATTGGTGCCTTTTACAAGGTTAGGCTCTGTAAAAACTTGTTAAGTTCTGTCATTTCTATTGGGAATTTGTGGAGTTTACGATTCATTGTCATTAGATCTGTGGTTAAAGATGGATCTTTACTCAATTTAGTTTATCACGGATTTGAAAGAGGAGCAATGGAAAGCTTATAGGTTTAGTGCATTTGAGCCTTGTGAATTATATGAATCTGTAACTTTCATATGGAGATCTTGCATATTGGGAAAGAATTTTTGCTGTTAACTTGTAGTGTTTTTACAATGCAAAATGTGTTCTGCATTGTCAATTGATCTTGAAGTTCATTCCTATTCTTGAAATTGTATCTTAACTATATTCTACTGAGCAGGGGCTCTCTGCTGGACTGTTGAGGCAAGCTACGTATACTACTGCCCGTCTTGGTTCATTTAAGTGAGtgtttcttttcaatttcttagTTCTTCACTGATAACGTGTGAACTGCTGCACTTAGCTTTTTGACATGTTAGCAAACTATATTATAGgagttttgtttgtttgtttcctTAGAATTTTGACAAACAAAGCAATTGAAGCCAATGATGGGAAGCCTCTACCGTTGTATCAGAAGGCTTTGTGTGGTCTAACTGCTGGTGCTATTGGTGCAAGTGTTGGTAGTCCAGCAGATTTGGCTTTGATCCGTATGCAGGCTGATGCCACTTTACCTGCTGCTCAACGCAGAAACTATACCAATGCCTTCCATGCCCTCTATCGTATCACTGCAGATGAAGGGGTTTTGGCACTCTGGAAAGGTGCAGGCCCAACTGTAGTGAGAGCTATGGCATTGAACATGGGCATGCTTGCATCTTATGATCAGAGTGTTGAGTTTTTCAGGGATTCTTGTGGCTTCAGTGAAGCAGCTACAGTTATAGGTAAGATCCTTTTGAAGCACTACGTTTATTTTGCCAAAAGTGTTTGTCTATTGCTTGGTGAAGTTCTGTTGCACGGTAGTTTGTTTAGTTAAAGGACAAGTTTATCATTAACATTATATGAACCACGTTAAGTATTGGTAATAGTCTTGATCTTATTGTTTGGTGGGATGTTTATAGGTTCTTATCTGAACtttcattaatattcatatCGTCACGATCGGTGTGAACCATCTAATTATTAGTATTGGTCAATAATTTTGCACTGATGAGCAAGCCTACAATTGGAAAATAAACCACTCTTCTTGTGAtactttgtttttccttttttgagtAGTGGAAAGTTAGTTAAGCTAATCTgatctttttctccttttctttgcAGGGGCAAGTTCCGTTTCAGGTTTCTTTGCTTCAGCTTGCAGTCTACcctttgattatgtcaaaaccCAAATCCAGAAAATGCAACCTGATGCTCAGGGGAAGTATCCATACACCGGCTCTTTGGACTGTGCCATGAAAACTTTCAAGGCTGGAGGACCATTCAAATTTTACACTGGTTTCCCTGTATATTGTGTTCGAATTGCCCCGCATGTCATGGTAAATCTTTCTCATTTATTCTTAGGAAATGCCTAGTACTT belongs to Mangifera indica cultivar Alphonso chromosome 2, CATAS_Mindica_2.1, whole genome shotgun sequence and includes:
- the LOC123196873 gene encoding mitochondrial dicarboxylate/tricarboxylate transporter DTC; the encoded protein is MAEQKKPQAAGVWPTIKPFVNGGSSGMLATCVIQPIDMIKVRIQLGQGSAATVTKNMLKNEGIGAFYKGLSAGLLRQATYTTARLGSFKILTNKAIEANDGKPLPLYQKALCGLTAGAIGASVGSPADLALIRMQADATLPAAQRRNYTNAFHALYRITADEGVLALWKGAGPTVVRAMALNMGMLASYDQSVEFFRDSCGFSEAATVIGASSVSGFFASACSLPFDYVKTQIQKMQPDAQGKYPYTGSLDCAMKTFKAGGPFKFYTGFPVYCVRIAPHVMMTWIFLNQIQKLEKSVGL